A genomic window from Salvia splendens isolate huo1 chromosome 11, SspV2, whole genome shotgun sequence includes:
- the LOC121756375 gene encoding peptidyl-prolyl cis-trans isomerase FKBP16-1, chloroplastic-like isoform X6 produces the protein MATKLVCAQTKLDMEDGYPSIVAVKVARRAILGIVGVNVVLGSFCAAPMQDMKEPDVLRTLKLPSGVIIQDIVEGKGQEAVEEDTVQFNYVCRRPNGYFVHSTVNQFSGESSLVILRLGDEQVCILDTFVEEKKALYIGNVVSHVILIYLWKSPMIKGLKEVLSGMKVGGKRRALIPPSVSRIY, from the exons AT GGCAACTAAGCTGGTTTGTGCGCAAACGAAGCTGGACATGGAGGATGGTTATCCATCCATTGTAGCAGTTAAGGTAGCAAGAAGAGCAATTTTGGGGATTGTTGGAGTTAATGTGGTCCTTGGTAGTTTTTGTGCTGCACCGATGCAGGACATGAAAGAACCAGATGTTCTCAG GACACTGAAGCTTCCTAGTGGGGTCATAATACAAG ACATAGTTGAAGGAAAAGGGCAAGAAGCTGTCGAAGAAGATACCGTGCAGTTCAATTATGTATGCAGGAGGCCAAATGGATATTTTGTCCACAG CACCGTCAATCAGTTCAGTGGAGAAAGTTCTCTAGTCATACTCCGTCTGGGTGACGAGCAGGTTTGCATACTCGATACTTTTGTGGAGGAGAAGAAAGCACTCTATATTGGAAATGTTGTTTCTCATGTTATTTTGATTTACTTGTGGAAATCACCGATGATAAAAGGTCTCAAGGAGGTTTTGAGTGGAATGAAGGTTGGAG GAAAACGACGAGCTTTAATACCTCCTTCGGTCAGTCGGATATACTAG
- the LOC121756375 gene encoding peptidyl-prolyl cis-trans isomerase FKBP16-1, chloroplastic-like isoform X10 yields MATKLVCAQTKLDMEDGYPSIVAVKDMKEPDVLRTLKLPSGVIIQDIVEGKGQEAVEEDTVQFNYVCRRPNGYFVHSTVNQFSGESSLVILRLGDEQVCILDTFVEEKKALYIGNVVSHVILIYLWKSPMIKGLKEVLSGMKVGGKRRALIPPSVSRIY; encoded by the exons AT GGCAACTAAGCTGGTTTGTGCGCAAACGAAGCTGGACATGGAGGATGGTTATCCATCCATTGTAGCAGTTAAG GACATGAAAGAACCAGATGTTCTCAG GACACTGAAGCTTCCTAGTGGGGTCATAATACAAG ACATAGTTGAAGGAAAAGGGCAAGAAGCTGTCGAAGAAGATACCGTGCAGTTCAATTATGTATGCAGGAGGCCAAATGGATATTTTGTCCACAG CACCGTCAATCAGTTCAGTGGAGAAAGTTCTCTAGTCATACTCCGTCTGGGTGACGAGCAGGTTTGCATACTCGATACTTTTGTGGAGGAGAAGAAAGCACTCTATATTGGAAATGTTGTTTCTCATGTTATTTTGATTTACTTGTGGAAATCACCGATGATAAAAGGTCTCAAGGAGGTTTTGAGTGGAATGAAGGTTGGAG GAAAACGACGAGCTTTAATACCTCCTTCGGTCAGTCGGATATACTAG
- the LOC121756375 gene encoding peptidyl-prolyl cis-trans isomerase FKBP16-1, chloroplastic-like isoform X9, whose amino-acid sequence MVIEIIYYIFWETRCILLLGFLSPVLNIRCQIYCVRATKLVCAQTKLDMEDGYPSIVAVKVARRAILGIVGVNVVLGSFCAAPMQDMKEPDVLRTLKLPSGVIIQDIVEGKGQEAVEEDTVQFNYVCRRPNGYFVHSTVNQFSGESSLVILRLGDEQVSRRF is encoded by the exons ATGGTCATCGAAATAATATACTACATCTTTTGGGAAACTAGATGCATTTTGTTACTAGGCTTTTTGAGTCCTGTGCTGAATATAAGATGCCAAATATACTGTGTTAGGGCAACTAAGCTGGTTTGTGCGCAAACGAAGCTGGACATGGAGGATGGTTATCCATCCATTGTAGCAGTTAAGGTAGCAAGAAGAGCAATTTTGGGGATTGTTGGAGTTAATGTGGTCCTTGGTAGTTTTTGTGCTGCACCGATGCAGGACATGAAAGAACCAGATGTTCTCAG GACACTGAAGCTTCCTAGTGGGGTCATAATACAAG ACATAGTTGAAGGAAAAGGGCAAGAAGCTGTCGAAGAAGATACCGTGCAGTTCAATTATGTATGCAGGAGGCCAAATGGATATTTTGTCCACAG CACCGTCAATCAGTTCAGTGGAGAAAGTTCTCTAGTCATACTCCGTCTGGGTGACGAGCAG GTCTCAAGGAGGTTTTGA
- the LOC121756375 gene encoding peptidyl-prolyl cis-trans isomerase FKBP16-1, chloroplastic-like isoform X11 codes for MVIEIIYYIFWETRCILLLGFLSPVLNIRCQIYCVRATKLVCAQTKLDMEDGYPSIVAVKVARRAILGIVGVNVVLGSFCAAPMQDMKEPDVLRTLKLPSGVIIQDIVEGKGQEAVEEDTVQFNYVCRRPNGYFVHRYYQHRQSVQWRKFSSHTPSG; via the exons ATGGTCATCGAAATAATATACTACATCTTTTGGGAAACTAGATGCATTTTGTTACTAGGCTTTTTGAGTCCTGTGCTGAATATAAGATGCCAAATATACTGTGTTAGGGCAACTAAGCTGGTTTGTGCGCAAACGAAGCTGGACATGGAGGATGGTTATCCATCCATTGTAGCAGTTAAGGTAGCAAGAAGAGCAATTTTGGGGATTGTTGGAGTTAATGTGGTCCTTGGTAGTTTTTGTGCTGCACCGATGCAGGACATGAAAGAACCAGATGTTCTCAG GACACTGAAGCTTCCTAGTGGGGTCATAATACAAG ACATAGTTGAAGGAAAAGGGCAAGAAGCTGTCGAAGAAGATACCGTGCAGTTCAATTATGTATGCAGGAGGCCAAATGGATATTTTGTCCACAGGTATTATCAG CACCGTCAATCAGTTCAGTGGAGAAAGTTCTCTAGTCATACTCCGTCTGGGTGA
- the LOC121756375 gene encoding peptidyl-prolyl cis-trans isomerase FKBP16-1, chloroplastic-like isoform X2: protein MVIEIIYYIFWETRCILLLGFLSPVLNIRCQIYCVRATKLVCAQTKLDMEDGYPSIVAVKVARRAILGIVGVNVVLGSFCAAPMQDMKEPDVLRTLKLPSGVIIQVEGKGQEAVEEDTVQFNYVCRRPNGYFVHSTVNQFSGESSLVILRLGDEQVCILDTFVEEKKALYIGNVVSHVILIYLWKSPMIKGLKEVLSGMKVGGKRRALIPPSVSRIY from the exons ATGGTCATCGAAATAATATACTACATCTTTTGGGAAACTAGATGCATTTTGTTACTAGGCTTTTTGAGTCCTGTGCTGAATATAAGATGCCAAATATACTGTGTTAGGGCAACTAAGCTGGTTTGTGCGCAAACGAAGCTGGACATGGAGGATGGTTATCCATCCATTGTAGCAGTTAAGGTAGCAAGAAGAGCAATTTTGGGGATTGTTGGAGTTAATGTGGTCCTTGGTAGTTTTTGTGCTGCACCGATGCAGGACATGAAAGAACCAGATGTTCTCAG GACACTGAAGCTTCCTAGTGGGGTCATAATACAAG TTGAAGGAAAAGGGCAAGAAGCTGTCGAAGAAGATACCGTGCAGTTCAATTATGTATGCAGGAGGCCAAATGGATATTTTGTCCACAG CACCGTCAATCAGTTCAGTGGAGAAAGTTCTCTAGTCATACTCCGTCTGGGTGACGAGCAGGTTTGCATACTCGATACTTTTGTGGAGGAGAAGAAAGCACTCTATATTGGAAATGTTGTTTCTCATGTTATTTTGATTTACTTGTGGAAATCACCGATGATAAAAGGTCTCAAGGAGGTTTTGAGTGGAATGAAGGTTGGAG GAAAACGACGAGCTTTAATACCTCCTTCGGTCAGTCGGATATACTAG
- the LOC121756375 gene encoding peptidyl-prolyl cis-trans isomerase FKBP16-1, chloroplastic-like isoform X3 gives MVIEIIYYIFWETRCILLLGFLSPVLNIRCQIYCVRATKLVCAQTKLDMEDGYPSIVAVKVARRAILGIVGVNVVLGSFCAAPMQDMKEPDVLRTLKLPSGVIIQDIVEGKGQEAVEEDTVQFNYVCRRPNGYFVHSTVNQFSGESSLVILRLGDEQVCILDTFVEEKKALYIGNVVSHVILIYLWKSPMIKGLKEVLSGMKENDEL, from the exons ATGGTCATCGAAATAATATACTACATCTTTTGGGAAACTAGATGCATTTTGTTACTAGGCTTTTTGAGTCCTGTGCTGAATATAAGATGCCAAATATACTGTGTTAGGGCAACTAAGCTGGTTTGTGCGCAAACGAAGCTGGACATGGAGGATGGTTATCCATCCATTGTAGCAGTTAAGGTAGCAAGAAGAGCAATTTTGGGGATTGTTGGAGTTAATGTGGTCCTTGGTAGTTTTTGTGCTGCACCGATGCAGGACATGAAAGAACCAGATGTTCTCAG GACACTGAAGCTTCCTAGTGGGGTCATAATACAAG ACATAGTTGAAGGAAAAGGGCAAGAAGCTGTCGAAGAAGATACCGTGCAGTTCAATTATGTATGCAGGAGGCCAAATGGATATTTTGTCCACAG CACCGTCAATCAGTTCAGTGGAGAAAGTTCTCTAGTCATACTCCGTCTGGGTGACGAGCAGGTTTGCATACTCGATACTTTTGTGGAGGAGAAGAAAGCACTCTATATTGGAAATGTTGTTTCTCATGTTATTTTGATTTACTTGTGGAAATCACCGATGATAAAAGGTCTCAAGGAGGTTTTGAGTGGAATGAAG GAAAACGACGAGCTTTAA
- the LOC121756375 gene encoding peptidyl-prolyl cis-trans isomerase FKBP16-1, chloroplastic-like isoform X1: MVIEIIYYIFWETRCILLLGFLSPVLNIRCQIYCVRATKLVCAQTKLDMEDGYPSIVAVKVARRAILGIVGVNVVLGSFCAAPMQDMKEPDVLRTLKLPSGVIIQDIVEGKGQEAVEEDTVQFNYVCRRPNGYFVHSTVNQFSGESSLVILRLGDEQVCILDTFVEEKKALYIGNVVSHVILIYLWKSPMIKGLKEVLSGMKVGGKRRALIPPSVSRIY, translated from the exons ATGGTCATCGAAATAATATACTACATCTTTTGGGAAACTAGATGCATTTTGTTACTAGGCTTTTTGAGTCCTGTGCTGAATATAAGATGCCAAATATACTGTGTTAGGGCAACTAAGCTGGTTTGTGCGCAAACGAAGCTGGACATGGAGGATGGTTATCCATCCATTGTAGCAGTTAAGGTAGCAAGAAGAGCAATTTTGGGGATTGTTGGAGTTAATGTGGTCCTTGGTAGTTTTTGTGCTGCACCGATGCAGGACATGAAAGAACCAGATGTTCTCAG GACACTGAAGCTTCCTAGTGGGGTCATAATACAAG ACATAGTTGAAGGAAAAGGGCAAGAAGCTGTCGAAGAAGATACCGTGCAGTTCAATTATGTATGCAGGAGGCCAAATGGATATTTTGTCCACAG CACCGTCAATCAGTTCAGTGGAGAAAGTTCTCTAGTCATACTCCGTCTGGGTGACGAGCAGGTTTGCATACTCGATACTTTTGTGGAGGAGAAGAAAGCACTCTATATTGGAAATGTTGTTTCTCATGTTATTTTGATTTACTTGTGGAAATCACCGATGATAAAAGGTCTCAAGGAGGTTTTGAGTGGAATGAAGGTTGGAG GAAAACGACGAGCTTTAATACCTCCTTCGGTCAGTCGGATATACTAG
- the LOC121756375 gene encoding peptidyl-prolyl cis-trans isomerase FKBP16-1, chloroplastic-like isoform X7 has protein sequence MVIEIIYYIFWETRCILLLGFLSPVLNIRCQIYCVRATKLVCAQTKLDMEDGYPSIVAVKVARRAILGIVGVNVVLGSFCAAPMQDMKEPDVLRTLKLPSGVIIQDIVEGKGQEAVEEDTVQFNYVCRRPNGYFVHSTVNQFSGESSLVILRLGDEQFGPRRSLLSHAKEPLIFEVQLLKLL, from the exons ATGGTCATCGAAATAATATACTACATCTTTTGGGAAACTAGATGCATTTTGTTACTAGGCTTTTTGAGTCCTGTGCTGAATATAAGATGCCAAATATACTGTGTTAGGGCAACTAAGCTGGTTTGTGCGCAAACGAAGCTGGACATGGAGGATGGTTATCCATCCATTGTAGCAGTTAAGGTAGCAAGAAGAGCAATTTTGGGGATTGTTGGAGTTAATGTGGTCCTTGGTAGTTTTTGTGCTGCACCGATGCAGGACATGAAAGAACCAGATGTTCTCAG GACACTGAAGCTTCCTAGTGGGGTCATAATACAAG ACATAGTTGAAGGAAAAGGGCAAGAAGCTGTCGAAGAAGATACCGTGCAGTTCAATTATGTATGCAGGAGGCCAAATGGATATTTTGTCCACAG CACCGTCAATCAGTTCAGTGGAGAAAGTTCTCTAGTCATACTCCGTCTGGGTGACGAGCAG TTTGGTCCTCGTCGAAGCCTTCTGTCTCATGCGAAGGAGCCTTTAATTTTCGAGGTGCAACTCTTGAAGCTTCTTTGA
- the LOC121756375 gene encoding peptidyl-prolyl cis-trans isomerase FKBP16-1, chloroplastic-like isoform X4 has product MVIEIIYYIFWETRCILLLGFLSPVLNIRCQIYCVRATKLVCAQTKLDMEDGYPSIVAVKDMKEPDVLRTLKLPSGVIIQDIVEGKGQEAVEEDTVQFNYVCRRPNGYFVHSTVNQFSGESSLVILRLGDEQVCILDTFVEEKKALYIGNVVSHVILIYLWKSPMIKGLKEVLSGMKVGGKRRALIPPSVSRIY; this is encoded by the exons ATGGTCATCGAAATAATATACTACATCTTTTGGGAAACTAGATGCATTTTGTTACTAGGCTTTTTGAGTCCTGTGCTGAATATAAGATGCCAAATATACTGTGTTAGGGCAACTAAGCTGGTTTGTGCGCAAACGAAGCTGGACATGGAGGATGGTTATCCATCCATTGTAGCAGTTAAG GACATGAAAGAACCAGATGTTCTCAG GACACTGAAGCTTCCTAGTGGGGTCATAATACAAG ACATAGTTGAAGGAAAAGGGCAAGAAGCTGTCGAAGAAGATACCGTGCAGTTCAATTATGTATGCAGGAGGCCAAATGGATATTTTGTCCACAG CACCGTCAATCAGTTCAGTGGAGAAAGTTCTCTAGTCATACTCCGTCTGGGTGACGAGCAGGTTTGCATACTCGATACTTTTGTGGAGGAGAAGAAAGCACTCTATATTGGAAATGTTGTTTCTCATGTTATTTTGATTTACTTGTGGAAATCACCGATGATAAAAGGTCTCAAGGAGGTTTTGAGTGGAATGAAGGTTGGAG GAAAACGACGAGCTTTAATACCTCCTTCGGTCAGTCGGATATACTAG
- the LOC121756375 gene encoding peptidyl-prolyl cis-trans isomerase FKBP16-1, chloroplastic-like isoform X5, whose translation MVIEIIYYIFWETRCILLLGFLSPVLNIRCQIYCVRATKLVCAQTKLDMEDGYPSIVAVKDMKEPDVLRTLKLPSGVIIQVEGKGQEAVEEDTVQFNYVCRRPNGYFVHSTVNQFSGESSLVILRLGDEQVCILDTFVEEKKALYIGNVVSHVILIYLWKSPMIKGLKEVLSGMKVGGKRRALIPPSVSRIY comes from the exons ATGGTCATCGAAATAATATACTACATCTTTTGGGAAACTAGATGCATTTTGTTACTAGGCTTTTTGAGTCCTGTGCTGAATATAAGATGCCAAATATACTGTGTTAGGGCAACTAAGCTGGTTTGTGCGCAAACGAAGCTGGACATGGAGGATGGTTATCCATCCATTGTAGCAGTTAAG GACATGAAAGAACCAGATGTTCTCAG GACACTGAAGCTTCCTAGTGGGGTCATAATACAAG TTGAAGGAAAAGGGCAAGAAGCTGTCGAAGAAGATACCGTGCAGTTCAATTATGTATGCAGGAGGCCAAATGGATATTTTGTCCACAG CACCGTCAATCAGTTCAGTGGAGAAAGTTCTCTAGTCATACTCCGTCTGGGTGACGAGCAGGTTTGCATACTCGATACTTTTGTGGAGGAGAAGAAAGCACTCTATATTGGAAATGTTGTTTCTCATGTTATTTTGATTTACTTGTGGAAATCACCGATGATAAAAGGTCTCAAGGAGGTTTTGAGTGGAATGAAGGTTGGAG GAAAACGACGAGCTTTAATACCTCCTTCGGTCAGTCGGATATACTAG
- the LOC121756375 gene encoding peptidyl-prolyl cis-trans isomerase FKBP16-1, chloroplastic-like isoform X8, whose translation MEDGYPSIVAVKVARRAILGIVGVNVVLGSFCAAPMQDMKEPDVLRTLKLPSGVIIQDIVEGKGQEAVEEDTVQFNYVCRRPNGYFVHSTVNQFSGESSLVILRLGDEQVCILDTFVEEKKALYIGNVVSHVILIYLWKSPMIKGLKEVLSGMKVGGKRRALIPPSVSRIY comes from the exons ATGGAGGATGGTTATCCATCCATTGTAGCAGTTAAGGTAGCAAGAAGAGCAATTTTGGGGATTGTTGGAGTTAATGTGGTCCTTGGTAGTTTTTGTGCTGCACCGATGCAGGACATGAAAGAACCAGATGTTCTCAG GACACTGAAGCTTCCTAGTGGGGTCATAATACAAG ACATAGTTGAAGGAAAAGGGCAAGAAGCTGTCGAAGAAGATACCGTGCAGTTCAATTATGTATGCAGGAGGCCAAATGGATATTTTGTCCACAG CACCGTCAATCAGTTCAGTGGAGAAAGTTCTCTAGTCATACTCCGTCTGGGTGACGAGCAGGTTTGCATACTCGATACTTTTGTGGAGGAGAAGAAAGCACTCTATATTGGAAATGTTGTTTCTCATGTTATTTTGATTTACTTGTGGAAATCACCGATGATAAAAGGTCTCAAGGAGGTTTTGAGTGGAATGAAGGTTGGAG GAAAACGACGAGCTTTAATACCTCCTTCGGTCAGTCGGATATACTAG
- the LOC121756375 gene encoding peptidyl-prolyl cis-trans isomerase FKBP16-1, chloroplastic-like isoform X12, with translation MEDGYPSIVAVKDMKEPDVLRTLKLPSGVIIQDIVEGKGQEAVEEDTVQFNYVCRRPNGYFVHSTVNQFSGESSLVILRLGDEQVCILDTFVEEKKALYIGNVVSHVILIYLWKSPMIKGLKEVLSGMKVGGKRRALIPPSVSRIY, from the exons ATGGAGGATGGTTATCCATCCATTGTAGCAGTTAAG GACATGAAAGAACCAGATGTTCTCAG GACACTGAAGCTTCCTAGTGGGGTCATAATACAAG ACATAGTTGAAGGAAAAGGGCAAGAAGCTGTCGAAGAAGATACCGTGCAGTTCAATTATGTATGCAGGAGGCCAAATGGATATTTTGTCCACAG CACCGTCAATCAGTTCAGTGGAGAAAGTTCTCTAGTCATACTCCGTCTGGGTGACGAGCAGGTTTGCATACTCGATACTTTTGTGGAGGAGAAGAAAGCACTCTATATTGGAAATGTTGTTTCTCATGTTATTTTGATTTACTTGTGGAAATCACCGATGATAAAAGGTCTCAAGGAGGTTTTGAGTGGAATGAAGGTTGGAG GAAAACGACGAGCTTTAATACCTCCTTCGGTCAGTCGGATATACTAG